The Polyangiaceae bacterium genome includes a region encoding these proteins:
- a CDS encoding sulfatase: protein MPASDERAPLEPAAPPSLLRRFFRPTLAGAGYLALLSLLSLASTLADERVQGVSAPVVRRLIATRFRGEVLDASLLALSTAIVLGLALGASAGLLLSLRDRLAGRPVRAAPRLAWPSLGVVAVTHALLWAFDLASHPQAYAPSLYGGGGVRALLQIAVCDVLGPTGVVAVAALAGLGFFAAPALRELRERRSRLWAAGGGAAVLVLLLGLSPELPGGLGVRAARAAGARPNVLMIAADSLRADRLEPRVAPELSRLAQKGTLFERAYVSLPRTFPSWMSILSGKDPHHHGIRHMFPRREPRSLDVGSIPRRFAAAGYHTAVVSDFAGDIFRRCDFGFGRAVTPTFNVRELVRETIVGGQSPILPLLRSRPARRLLPTLRELHDTTDARALSADALAEIDAAGGKPFFVVAFYSTTHFPYSAPAPHWSRFLDRSYRGPYRYGKSPAIFAEHQPGEADVKAVRALYDGAVSAVDEAAASLLAGLARRGLSESTIVVVTADHGECLYEPGRGQGHGDHLFGDEASRVPLLVVDPRRRGGHRIASVVRSVDIAPSLCELAAVECDADMDGRSLVPALEGKELPRRSAFAETGIWFTRQIPDVPPSLRLPYPDLTEVVEVDSGAGGELVARADLEPLLVTAKHRMVRDQRFKLVYAPTRSGVRWLLYDTEVDPLETRDVAREHPDVVERLSRELWQWMLLDRGMQREGDMLVPRGEAAR from the coding sequence ATGCCGGCATCGGACGAACGCGCTCCGCTCGAGCCGGCGGCTCCGCCGAGCCTGCTCCGCCGCTTCTTCCGGCCAACCCTCGCGGGCGCCGGGTACCTCGCGCTGCTGTCGCTGCTGTCGCTGGCGAGCACGCTTGCCGACGAGCGAGTCCAGGGCGTGAGCGCGCCGGTCGTGCGGCGGCTGATCGCCACGCGCTTTCGGGGCGAGGTGCTGGATGCGTCGCTCTTGGCGCTCTCGACTGCAATCGTGCTCGGCCTCGCGCTCGGCGCCTCCGCGGGCCTGTTGCTGTCGCTCCGCGATCGCCTGGCGGGGCGGCCCGTTCGAGCCGCTCCACGCTTGGCCTGGCCCTCGCTCGGCGTGGTCGCGGTGACCCACGCGCTGCTCTGGGCGTTCGACCTCGCCAGTCACCCGCAAGCCTACGCGCCGAGCCTCTACGGCGGCGGGGGCGTGCGCGCGCTGCTGCAGATCGCCGTCTGCGACGTGCTCGGTCCCACGGGCGTGGTCGCGGTCGCTGCTCTTGCGGGCCTCGGGTTCTTCGCCGCGCCTGCGCTGCGGGAGCTTCGCGAGCGGCGCTCGCGGCTTTGGGCCGCCGGCGGAGGAGCGGCCGTGCTGGTCCTGCTCTTGGGGCTCTCGCCGGAGCTCCCGGGAGGGCTAGGGGTGCGCGCGGCGCGCGCTGCCGGCGCCCGACCGAACGTGCTGATGATCGCGGCCGACTCGCTGCGCGCCGACCGGCTCGAGCCTCGGGTGGCGCCGGAGCTGTCTCGGCTCGCCCAGAAGGGCACGCTGTTCGAGCGGGCCTACGTCAGCTTGCCGCGGACTTTCCCCTCCTGGATGTCGATCCTGAGCGGCAAGGATCCACACCACCACGGCATCCGCCACATGTTCCCGCGGCGGGAGCCGCGCTCGCTCGACGTGGGCAGCATCCCGCGCCGCTTCGCCGCCGCGGGCTACCACACGGCGGTCGTCAGCGACTTCGCCGGCGACATCTTCCGGCGCTGCGACTTCGGGTTCGGTCGAGCGGTGACCCCGACGTTCAACGTGCGCGAGCTGGTTCGCGAGACCATCGTCGGCGGGCAGAGCCCGATCCTGCCGCTGCTCCGCTCGCGGCCGGCGCGGCGCCTGTTGCCCACGCTGCGCGAGCTGCACGACACCACCGATGCCCGCGCGCTCTCGGCGGACGCGCTCGCGGAGATCGACGCGGCGGGCGGCAAGCCGTTCTTCGTGGTGGCGTTCTACTCGACCACGCACTTCCCTTATTCGGCGCCGGCGCCCCATTGGTCGCGTTTCCTGGACCGGAGCTACCGCGGCCCGTACCGCTACGGAAAGTCCCCGGCCATCTTCGCGGAGCACCAGCCGGGTGAGGCGGACGTGAAGGCGGTGCGCGCGCTGTACGACGGGGCGGTCTCCGCGGTGGACGAGGCTGCGGCGAGCTTGCTCGCGGGCCTCGCTCGCCGCGGGCTCTCCGAGAGCACCATCGTGGTGGTCACCGCCGATCACGGCGAGTGCTTGTACGAGCCCGGCCGCGGGCAGGGGCACGGCGACCACCTGTTCGGCGACGAGGCCTCGCGGGTTCCGCTGCTGGTGGTCGATCCTCGGCGCCGCGGTGGGCACCGCATAGCGAGCGTCGTGCGCTCGGTGGACATCGCCCCGAGCCTGTGCGAGCTCGCGGCGGTCGAGTGCGACGCCGACATGGACGGCCGCTCGCTGGTCCCCGCGCTCGAGGGCAAGGAGCTCCCGCGGCGCTCGGCCTTCGCCGAGACCGGCATCTGGTTCACGCGCCAGATCCCCGACGTGCCGCCGTCGTTGAGGTTGCCCTATCCGGATCTGACCGAGGTCGTCGAGGTGGACAGCGGCGCTGGCGGGGAGCTCGTGGCGCGGGCCGACTTGGAGCCCCTGCTGGTCACCGCCAAGCACCGCATGGTGCGCGATCAGCGCTTCAAGCTGGTGTACGCGCCGACGCGCAGCGGCGTTCGCTGGCTCTTGTACGACACCGAGGTCGATCCGCTCGAGACGCGCGACGTCGCCCGGGAGCACCCGGACGTGGTCGAGCGCCTGTCGCGGGAGCTCTGGCAGTGGATGCTGCTCGACCGCGGCATGCAGCGCGAGGGGGACATGCTGGTCCCCCGGGGGGAGGCCGCGCGGTGA
- a CDS encoding DUF4388 domain-containing protein, translated as MKDARAELVRIDASGVAHPIGITASQRMRAREGAFRLLPSPRHVVLMRLTGEDGKRDREDGAIVRLAGEITASGEVTDVLAMVAQANWRGELVVLDAEHTRSILFEQGNIVGVQTTCDDERLGSVLYRYGAITADQRQTIVDKMKGGARFGEAASQAGLVSSEKLYNYMGKQIEEVVFATLTVSDGTFFFLDGFDAARLMSQHMVSAGALLMDAVTRIDEMNYFRQKIPTAQYVPVKLENTTQPPEELRETLGGVDGKSSVEEIGRKTGKGEFVTAKRLYALVQSKHVAIHPPRAEGGPVGLVSAANSALLVIHRYADQAGKGQALRESLASFAVGAGVYDILFRGAGPNGEGVLEPKAVADNSVLVAFGSDPENMLKQMLHEYVSFALFSAGTALGSEKENELKREVGAVLGKLRPQG; from the coding sequence ATGAAGGACGCCCGGGCCGAGCTGGTGCGCATCGACGCCTCGGGCGTGGCGCACCCGATCGGCATTACGGCCAGCCAGCGCATGCGCGCCCGGGAGGGCGCGTTCCGGCTCTTGCCGTCGCCGCGCCACGTGGTCTTGATGCGCCTGACCGGCGAGGACGGCAAGCGGGACCGCGAAGACGGCGCCATCGTCCGTCTGGCCGGCGAGATTACCGCGTCCGGCGAGGTCACCGACGTGCTCGCGATGGTCGCGCAGGCCAACTGGCGTGGAGAGCTCGTGGTGCTCGACGCGGAGCACACGCGCTCGATCTTGTTCGAGCAGGGCAACATCGTGGGCGTGCAGACCACCTGCGACGATGAGCGGCTCGGCAGCGTGCTCTACCGCTACGGCGCCATCACCGCCGACCAGCGCCAGACCATCGTGGACAAGATGAAGGGCGGCGCGCGCTTCGGCGAAGCGGCGTCGCAGGCGGGCCTGGTGTCCAGCGAGAAGCTCTACAACTACATGGGCAAGCAGATCGAGGAGGTGGTGTTCGCGACGCTGACGGTCAGCGACGGCACGTTCTTCTTCCTGGACGGCTTCGATGCGGCGCGGCTCATGTCCCAGCACATGGTCAGCGCCGGCGCTCTGCTCATGGATGCAGTGACGCGCATCGACGAGATGAACTATTTCCGGCAGAAGATCCCGACTGCGCAGTACGTGCCGGTGAAGCTCGAGAACACGACGCAGCCGCCGGAAGAGCTCCGCGAGACCCTCGGCGGCGTCGACGGCAAGAGCAGCGTCGAGGAGATCGGACGCAAGACCGGCAAGGGCGAGTTCGTCACCGCCAAGCGCCTGTACGCGCTGGTTCAGAGCAAGCACGTCGCCATCCACCCGCCGCGGGCGGAAGGCGGTCCGGTCGGTCTGGTCTCGGCTGCAAACAGCGCGCTCCTGGTCATCCACCGCTACGCGGATCAGGCAGGGAAAGGCCAGGCGCTGCGCGAGAGCCTGGCCTCGTTCGCCGTCGGCGCCGGCGTCTACGACATCCTGTTCCGTGGGGCCGGTCCGAACGGCGAGGGCGTGCTCGAGCCCAAGGCGGTCGCGGACAACTCCGTGTTGGTCGCGTTCGGCTCCGATCCGGAGAACATGCTCAAGCAAATGCTGCACGAATACGTGAGCTTCGCCCTGTTCAGCGCGGGCACCGCCCTCGGCAGCGAGAAGGAAAATGAGCTGAAGCGCGAGGTCGGCGCCGTGCTCGGCAAGCTCCGCCCGCAGGGTTGA